The following coding sequences lie in one Desulfobulbaceae bacterium genomic window:
- a CDS encoding helix-turn-helix transcriptional regulator codes for MTDQNQKKDTRQRLLDSAAILFSDRGYACTSVAEICKRAEANIASVNYHFGSKEGLYRSVIQYTHAQAEALYPFKDGNNIPVQERFYQFVLVLLQRILSTEMTGNYCKLMTKEMAEPTDESGPLVSQIISDKRAKVEALIKEVYSQPADDELIFRMSHSIISQCLFLGLTEKGRRHHLKRRPVGLEDAVSFARHITDFSLAGLRCYGGVKSK; via the coding sequence GTGACAGATCAGAATCAAAAAAAAGATACCAGGCAACGACTACTCGATAGCGCTGCCATTTTATTCAGCGACAGAGGGTATGCTTGCACCTCGGTGGCCGAGATCTGCAAAAGGGCCGAAGCCAACATCGCCTCTGTCAACTACCATTTCGGTAGCAAGGAGGGTCTCTACCGCAGTGTCATCCAGTACACCCATGCCCAGGCGGAAGCCCTCTACCCCTTCAAGGACGGCAATAACATCCCGGTCCAAGAGCGTTTTTATCAATTTGTTCTTGTCCTCTTGCAAAGAATTCTCAGCACGGAAATGACCGGCAACTACTGTAAACTCATGACCAAGGAAATGGCCGAACCCACCGACGAAAGCGGCCCGCTGGTCAGTCAGATCATCTCCGACAAAAGAGCCAAGGTGGAGGCGCTGATCAAAGAAGTATACAGCCAACCGGCCGATGACGAACTCATTTTCCGCATGAGCCACAGCATTATCAGTCAGTGCCTCTTCCTCGGTCTGACCGAAAAAGGGCGACGCCATCACCTGAAACGCAGACCGGTCGGTCTTGAAGACGCCGTGTCCTTTGCCAGACACATCACTGATTTTTCCCTGGCCGGGCTCCGCTGTTACGGAGGAGTTAAATCTAAATGA